The following coding sequences are from one Halictus rubicundus isolate RS-2024b chromosome 11, iyHalRubi1_principal, whole genome shotgun sequence window:
- the Tsp66e gene encoding tetraspanin 66E isoform X1, which yields MACASQCAKYFLCFFNFVFFVAGGAALALGIWLFADSNSFAELIGKLDQSADILSKTDADVIRVISYILIVAGALTFLISFLGYCGAMFESRCLLCFYGVLILLVVVLECIVVGLAFGLKGDAEKSTQSLLKSTIKYYASNIDKTETITVFWDGLMSQLHCCGVESYTDFRESINWTTTDKIVPEACCIKENNALKDPSCPMSPTSSNSYYKQGCYEAIVRTIQENAAIAIGVGAGLAFVEILVIILALHLACCHWRPQHACIDVSSSRQAW from the exons ATGGCGTGCGCATCACAGTGTGCCAAATACTTCCTGTGTTTCTTTAATTTCGTTTTCTTC GTGGCCGGAGGAGCTGCGTTAGCTCTTGGAATCTGGCTATTTGCCGACAGCAATTCTTTTGCTGAACTCATAGGCAAACTCGACCAATCTGCAGATATACTG AGTAAAACAGATGCAGATGTCATCAGAGTGATATCATACATCCTAATTGTAGCAGGAGCACTGACTTTCCTAATCAGTTTCCTAGGGTACTGTGGAGCAATGTTCGAATCAAGATGTCTGCTCTGTTTT TACGGTGTCCTTATATTACTGGTTGTGGTCCTCGAATGTATCGTAGTGGGTTTAGCCTTTGGGCTCAAAGGAGAC GCGGAGAAGAGTACGCAAAGTTTGCTCAAGTCTACGATTAAGTACTACGCCAGCAACATTGACAAAACAGAAACAATTACAGTCTTTTGGGATGGCCTAATGAGTCAG CTTCATTGTTGCGGAGTGGAGAGTTACACAGACTTCCGAGAGAGCATAAACTGGACAACTACAGATAAGATTGTTCCTGAAGCTTGTTGTATAAAGGAAAACAATGCTTTGAAGGATCCTTCCTGCCCTATGAGTCCCACTTCCAGTAATTCTTACTACAAACAG GGTTGCTACGAAGCGATAGTGAGGACAATACAAGAAAACGCAGCGATTGCAATCGGCGTGGGAGCAGGACTGGCATTTGTCGAAATCCTCGTGATTATTTTAGCCCTACACCTAGCCTGCTGTCACTGGCGACCCCAACATG CTTGCATCGACGTGTCATCGTCGAGACAGGCCTGGTGA
- the Tsp66e gene encoding tetraspanin 66E isoform X2, which translates to MACASQCAKYFLCFFNFVFFVAGGAALALGIWLFADSNSFAELIGKLDQSADILSKTDADVIRVISYILIVAGALTFLISFLGYCGAMFESRCLLCFYGVLILLVVVLECIVVGLAFGLKGDAEKSTQSLLKSTIKYYASNIDKTETITVFWDGLMSQLHCCGVESYTDFRESINWTTTDKIVPEACCIKENNALKDPSCPMSPTSSNSYYKQGCYEAIVRTIQENAAIAIGVGAGLAFVEILVIILALHLACCHWRPQHVLTCWCCC; encoded by the exons ATGGCGTGCGCATCACAGTGTGCCAAATACTTCCTGTGTTTCTTTAATTTCGTTTTCTTC GTGGCCGGAGGAGCTGCGTTAGCTCTTGGAATCTGGCTATTTGCCGACAGCAATTCTTTTGCTGAACTCATAGGCAAACTCGACCAATCTGCAGATATACTG AGTAAAACAGATGCAGATGTCATCAGAGTGATATCATACATCCTAATTGTAGCAGGAGCACTGACTTTCCTAATCAGTTTCCTAGGGTACTGTGGAGCAATGTTCGAATCAAGATGTCTGCTCTGTTTT TACGGTGTCCTTATATTACTGGTTGTGGTCCTCGAATGTATCGTAGTGGGTTTAGCCTTTGGGCTCAAAGGAGAC GCGGAGAAGAGTACGCAAAGTTTGCTCAAGTCTACGATTAAGTACTACGCCAGCAACATTGACAAAACAGAAACAATTACAGTCTTTTGGGATGGCCTAATGAGTCAG CTTCATTGTTGCGGAGTGGAGAGTTACACAGACTTCCGAGAGAGCATAAACTGGACAACTACAGATAAGATTGTTCCTGAAGCTTGTTGTATAAAGGAAAACAATGCTTTGAAGGATCCTTCCTGCCCTATGAGTCCCACTTCCAGTAATTCTTACTACAAACAG GGTTGCTACGAAGCGATAGTGAGGACAATACAAGAAAACGCAGCGATTGCAATCGGCGTGGGAGCAGGACTGGCATTTGTCGAAATCCTCGTGATTATTTTAGCCCTACACCTAGCCTGCTGTCACTGGCGACCCCAACATG
- the Tsp66e gene encoding tetraspanin 66E isoform X3, whose product MACASQCAKYFLCFFNFVFFVAGGAALALGIWLFADSNSFAELIGKLDQSADILSKTDADVIRVISYILIVAGALTFLISFLGYCGAMFESRCLLCFYGVLILLVVVLECIVVGLAFGLKGDAEKSTQSLLKSTIKYYASNIDKTETITVFWDGLMSQLHCCGVESYTDFRESINWTTTDKIVPEACCIKENNALKDPSCPMSPTSSNSYYKQGCYEAIVRTIQENAAIAIGVGAGLAFVEILVIILALHLACCHWRPQHGGAV is encoded by the exons ATGGCGTGCGCATCACAGTGTGCCAAATACTTCCTGTGTTTCTTTAATTTCGTTTTCTTC GTGGCCGGAGGAGCTGCGTTAGCTCTTGGAATCTGGCTATTTGCCGACAGCAATTCTTTTGCTGAACTCATAGGCAAACTCGACCAATCTGCAGATATACTG AGTAAAACAGATGCAGATGTCATCAGAGTGATATCATACATCCTAATTGTAGCAGGAGCACTGACTTTCCTAATCAGTTTCCTAGGGTACTGTGGAGCAATGTTCGAATCAAGATGTCTGCTCTGTTTT TACGGTGTCCTTATATTACTGGTTGTGGTCCTCGAATGTATCGTAGTGGGTTTAGCCTTTGGGCTCAAAGGAGAC GCGGAGAAGAGTACGCAAAGTTTGCTCAAGTCTACGATTAAGTACTACGCCAGCAACATTGACAAAACAGAAACAATTACAGTCTTTTGGGATGGCCTAATGAGTCAG CTTCATTGTTGCGGAGTGGAGAGTTACACAGACTTCCGAGAGAGCATAAACTGGACAACTACAGATAAGATTGTTCCTGAAGCTTGTTGTATAAAGGAAAACAATGCTTTGAAGGATCCTTCCTGCCCTATGAGTCCCACTTCCAGTAATTCTTACTACAAACAG GGTTGCTACGAAGCGATAGTGAGGACAATACAAGAAAACGCAGCGATTGCAATCGGCGTGGGAGCAGGACTGGCATTTGTCGAAATCCTCGTGATTATTTTAGCCCTACACCTAGCCTGCTGTCACTGGCGACCCCAACATG